The following DNA comes from Chthoniobacterales bacterium.
ATGGAACCCCGGCTCATCTCCGCATTTCCGGCATTCATTGGCGACTGGCGTCATGGGACGATCCGCAGCAGAGAGCGTTTGTTAGCAACCAATCCGGCGTGAGCTGGATCGCCTCCAATCGCCAGGCTCGGGATTATGACGCCTCGCACTCGGCACGGTATCTCCAGATCATTCCAGCGGCCATCCGCATCGAAAAAACCTCCGGCGTTCACTTTGAAAATAATGTCATTGATTGCGTCGGCGGGGTTGGCCTCTCCATCGGTGCCGGATGTTCCGACGCCCACATCGAGGGAAACGCTTTTCTCAATACCGGGGCCGATGCCATCACCGTCGGCTCACCCATCCATCCCGAGACCGACCCCTCCATGCCTCCATGCCGAGACATCCACATTTCGGATAATCTGATCCGCCGCACCGGCCATACTTTTCCCTCCACCGCGGCGATCACAGCTTATTACATGCAACAAAGCGTGATCGAACACAATGATCTGGCCGACCTGCCCTACACGGGCATTTCCATCGGCTGGGGCTGGAATCATCGGCCTGAATACAGTGGTTCTGGAGCCAATCGGGTCACAGGAAACCGTGTTGCCCGCTATATGTCGCAGGCGCGGGACGGAGGCGCCATCTACACCTTGGGGCCGCAGCCAGGATCGGTTTGCCAAGGCAACTACCTGCTCGATGGCCTGTCCACCGGAGTTTTCGGAGCCATCTACCACGACATGGGGAGCAGTGGCTGGCGGACGACTGAAAATGTCATTGAGAAAACCCATTCCTGGCTCGATCTGCACGAGGCTCGCCATATCATTGCCACGGGCAACTTCTCCGACCAGCCCCGCTGGGTGGATCATGGCATCGAGTGCGACGTTCGGGGCAATCTGCTGGAAGCCCGTTCCCAATGGCCTGCCCGTGCACGGGAAATAGTGGCAAACGCCGGTATCCGCCCGGAAAG
Coding sequences within:
- a CDS encoding right-handed parallel beta-helix repeat-containing protein, with the translated sequence MAPAESSSFIIRVGPEGSDRADGSTADPLLTLEAAKEKIRSLLSSEHPPARITVKLEPGEYRLQTPFILEADVLGSATHSIEWIGDETHRPVLTGGVRLQEWTAASDGYWHCSVPGGLPVRQLYQQDCSLPRAGYAKLSKAQLSWKKFPLQETDTGEILVKNVSLEGVRPEDRLELLWMDDFRAHWIPVAVMPGGTGLFPQPGPISIAIGNNKRKAGRFSAGSRLENALGMISPGEWYFSPAQAAIIYAPKPGEKIETFRPEIPVSAALLIIQGNGTPAHLRISGIHWRLASWDDPQQRAFVSNQSGVSWIASNRQARDYDASHSARYLQIIPAAIRIEKTSGVHFENNVIDCVGGVGLSIGAGCSDAHIEGNAFLNTGADAITVGSPIHPETDPSMPPCRDIHISDNLIRRTGHTFPSTAAITAYYMQQSVIEHNDLADLPYTGISIGWGWNHRPEYSGSGANRVTGNRVARYMSQARDGGAIYTLGPQPGSVCQGNYLLDGLSTGVFGAIYHDMGSSGWRTTENVIEKTHSWLDLHEARHIIATGNFSDQPRWVDHGIECDVRGNLLEARSQWPARAREIVANAGIRPERKTSAHIFASDSSPTRFQSN